A stretch of Aerococcus urinaehominis DNA encodes these proteins:
- a CDS encoding putative DNA-binding protein, whose protein sequence is MELNKTNEVNMLFDFYAPLLTNKQRDYLDLYFRHDYSLGEIADHFAVSRQAVYDNIQRTEKTLLKYEDKLGLAKSYYQRLAIIDCLKHYSDQHPDPELRELLEQLINLDN, encoded by the coding sequence ATGGAGTTAAATAAAACGAATGAAGTAAATATGCTATTTGACTTCTATGCGCCCTTGCTGACCAATAAGCAGCGGGATTACTTAGACCTCTATTTTCGTCATGATTACTCGCTAGGAGAGATTGCTGATCATTTTGCGGTCAGCCGTCAAGCTGTCTATGATAATATTCAAAGAACAGAAAAGACCTTACTGAAGTACGAGGACAAGCTAGGCCTGGCCAAAAGTTACTACCAACGCCTGGCTATTATTGATTGTTTAAAGCATTATAGCGACCAGCATCCAGATCCCGAACTGAGGGAACTCCTGGAGCAATTGATTAATTTGGATAATTAA